The nucleotide sequence GGATGAAATTGAAACTGTAGACGAGCCATATAATAAAACCGATAGCGACAATGATCCCGACGGCAACGATGATACCGGAAAGCACCCCGCTGATGAGGGAGAACAATCCCCCGGTCAACCCGATCGCGATCGCGACGGCCAGATACCCGCCCGCGAAGATGGCAACAAGGAGGAGGACCTGAAGCACGAGCTTTCCCAGTTTTTCTTTCAGGACGACGAGAATGATTTCCTTTATATCCGTCGATTCGTTTTTTGCCGCCCTGAAGGCCGTCAGCACGATCACCGCCCTGGCAAACAGCAGTAAAAGACCGCCGACTATGGAGGCGATAAGGATGGCGGAGAGGAACGGGCCAATGGCTGAAAAAACGGCATAAGGATTTGCCGATAGATCGCCCTGCACGATTTTTGAGATAAATTCGAAATACGGCCCCATCCAGAGGATCGTCGAAAAGGAGATGATAAAGTAGGCGGGAACGGCGGTAATGAGGGTGTTTTTCCATGTATGTTTTAGCATCCTGAAGGTGCCTTCGAACAATTCCGAAAGGGTATATTCCCTGATAAAAGGTTTTTCTGTCATCGATACTTCCTTTCTTTCGCAATAAACGGTACGGGAGTGTCTCCGGGTCCGTTCATGCTACTATATAGACTAGTGAAAAAGCATATTCTGTCAAGATAGTATGAGAGTTGTCGTAAAAAAAAGAAAAAAAGATTTGCATTATACTGATTCAGATTTTATATTTTGTAAAGAAAGGAGTGTTGTATGGATTATTTTAAAAAGAGCATTGATTTTCTCGCCAAAAATTTTCTTATTGTTATTCCCCTTTATATTTCTTTTGCGATCCCGCAGCTTATCATGGGCAATGCCGTGAATGTGCTGGTCGGACAGTTGACCGGCATGTTCCAGTCGCTGAGTTCGGGCGGAATGGGAGATACACAACAGATGTTGTCGTATGTCATGGATGTTCTCCTGAAAAACGCATCCATTATTGCGGCAGCCTCTTCACTCGGTATGCTTCTCGCTATTCTCGCCGGACCCATCACCATGGGCTTTATCAAAAAAGGACTCAATGGAGAAGAGGTCGGATTGCAGCATACGCTTGACGTGTTGAAGGATAACTTTGTACAGTATCTTCTCTGGATAGTCGGAGGAATTATCCTCGGCGTGATCGTGGGTGTCGGTTTGGGTATTATCTTTGGCATACTCGGCCTTATTGCATCGGCCGCCGGTACCGTCGGTCTCATCCTTATGGTTCTTGTCCTTCTTGCGGTCATTGTTCTTGCGGTGTTTTTCGGGATTCGTCTTCTTCTCTGGCTTCCCGCGATGATCATCGACAAAGCGGGGATTATCGAGGGTCTGAAAAAGGGCTTTGCCGCGAGCAAGGGATCGTTCGGGAGTCTTCTTGGTATATCGATACTCGTCGCACTGATCTCTGGTTTCCTCACCTGGCTGTTGTCGTTCCTCAACTCGATTCCGGTTGTGGGATCGCTCGTCCTAGCCGTTGTCACCACACTAACGAGTTTCATTCTCTCGGCCTTTTACATGATCGTCTACAAGGAAAAAACCTCGGGTGCCGCGGCCCCGCAGGGAGGTTGATGCCGGTATCGACCGCGTTCGAAACCTTAAGGCTGCCCTTCCGGCGGGTTTTCCGGCCGGGGGCGGCCTTTTTTTTCTTCCGGCGGTATCGTCTCGCGGCGGTTTATTTATACTCCTCTGTTTTGAGTTTGTCAGTTTCTTACACGTGGCTGTTCCATCTAATTCCTTATAATAAAAGAAACTGACAAACTCATTACAATCGGAAATACTGACAATTTAATTAATTGTCAGTATACTTGAACAATCACCTCATTTCATGGTATACTTTCATATATCAATAATGTAAGGAGGTATTAATGGTTCTTGTTATTGCATATTCCCGTTTCGCTTACAGGGTATATGCAGGGTAGTTGTTAATAGAAAATAAACCTCATCCGTCCCTTCCGTATCGCATAATCCTCTAGGCGAAAATAACAGAAACATCATGCATCGTTTGGAGGAAAACTCATGTCATTACATCAATTAGGCTGGAACGCCTTTTTTAAAACGTCATTCGACCGGATCGAAGAAAAAGATAAAAAGATCGAGCCCGCCCGTGTCCTCTGCGGTTACCGTGAACAGTATCGTACGGGGTTTGATGGGGGGGAATGCCTCGCGTCGATCAGCGGAAAATTCCGGTATCAGGCGGCACAGACCGGGGATTTCCCTGTCGCCGGGGACTGGGTTGCCGTGACCGTGGAAGAGACGGGGGCGCAGGCGGTGATTCACCGCCTGCTGCCGCGAAAGACCTGTTTCTCCCGGAAAGCGGCGGGAACCGGCATCGACGAACAGGTCCTCTCCGCCAATGTGGATACCGGCTTTATCGTTACCGATTTCGGCTACGACTTCAACGTCCGCCGGATCGAACGGTACCTCACCCTCGTGTATGAAAGCGGTGCCCGGCCGGTCATCGTTCTCAACAAGGCCGATATGTGCGGCGAGCGGAGCCCGTTTCTCGCCGCCGTCGAATCGGTCGCTTTCGGGGTCCCGGTCGTCGTTCTCAGCACGGTGTCGGGGGCCGGATTCGACTCACTTTCAGGCTTCCTCTCCGAGGGGAAAACGGCCGCGTTTCTCGGCTCCTCCGGGGTGGGGAAGTCCTCGATCATCAACCGCCTTGCGGGATGCGACCTGATGGCCACGGGAAACACCAGATCAATGGGAAAAGGCCGGCATACGACATCGAGGAGGGAGCTTTTCGTACTGGATGCAATCGGGATCGTCATCGATAATCCCGGGATGCGGGAGATCCAATTATGGGCGGACGAGGATTCGGCGGACGATACCTTTCCGGATATCGCACGTCTTGCCGCCGGATGCCGGTTTCGGGATTGCACGCATTCGCACGAACCCGGCTGCGCCGTCCTCGCCGCGGTACGGAACGGTACCATCGACGAAAAACGGTATAAAAGCTTCATGAAGCAGAAACAGGAACTCAGGCGGATTTCGAAATATGCCGGACTGTCGAAACAGGAAGCGCACAAGAAGAGGAAAGCAAATGATAAAAAGCTGGCAAAACTCATACGGCATATGAAAAAAAAGGACGAATAAAAACCGGTCCGCCGGCAGGCCGGCGGACTTTTTTTTCCGGCTGTGCGGACGGCCGGATATGAGGAATATTGAAAATACCCGTTTATCGATGTGATGGCGTGAAATATCCAAAGCCGCCGTCTTTTTTCCTGTTCCGTATCGAATCGGCCGGTCATTTTCCGCCCGAAAAACAAAGTTTTAAAAAAAATTCTTTAATACGTGCATCCTTTGTATTATACTTGTGAATGAGAAAGGCCGGATGGAAAGGGAACAACGAGTATGTGTGTAAAGAACAATATAATGGAAACACCGTCCGATGGTTGCCGTGATGAGTGATAAAGTCATCGATCTTCTCGTTATCGACGGCAACGCAGAAGACAGGGCTTATATAAAAGATATCCTGTCAACGTATTCGGAGAAAGAATATACGGTAAACGAGGCCAAAAGCATCAAT is from Spirochaetales bacterium and encodes:
- the rsgA gene encoding ribosome small subunit-dependent GTPase A; protein product: MSLHQLGWNAFFKTSFDRIEEKDKKIEPARVLCGYREQYRTGFDGGECLASISGKFRYQAAQTGDFPVAGDWVAVTVEETGAQAVIHRLLPRKTCFSRKAAGTGIDEQVLSANVDTGFIVTDFGYDFNVRRIERYLTLVYESGARPVIVLNKADMCGERSPFLAAVESVAFGVPVVVLSTVSGAGFDSLSGFLSEGKTAAFLGSSGVGKSSIINRLAGCDLMATGNTRSMGKGRHTTSRRELFVLDAIGIVIDNPGMREIQLWADEDSADDTFPDIARLAAGCRFRDCTHSHEPGCAVLAAVRNGTIDEKRYKSFMKQKQELRRISKYAGLSKQEAHKKRKANDKKLAKLIRHMKKKDE